A window from Littorina saxatilis isolate snail1 linkage group LG9, US_GU_Lsax_2.0, whole genome shotgun sequence encodes these proteins:
- the LOC138975737 gene encoding titin-like: MDKAERDSWAKKKAKIRRKQEEQDAEEGLKQKIFTKWSPYIVEAEVAGDQQEKEKITRSEKRYREDKRRIHQEWAKRHPEVIAIDSKQMIESDPDKHKSPKRKGKSAHYFHTTRLAAWRATRFKSATGTRAKTKGPSGEQQLQGLSYSSFVNNVATLRAKGDSNVAEVQHGGIYRPGGMPLVFPYENKPLKPAERMPLYRKMPNNKKPEPVVEEPPPKKKVTTKKRRVTHAPGTFAGGKDKLSVPGSASDGASFTSLSSVCSWCSLQARKPVPPTWIDPNILKAPRTINCIWRKPVDKAIQTDPILVPASKAASTEARAEDNWRFLYGVSTSDIVVGRRDSGDSEAKQSRESLPDPEVPVESELSGMIRYMITSSLVDEEIDPLQNLPCDDLEAIHRAHPVKELEKEKAAEVQSTEEEEQPSEEEGPPEEEAKGPMEATEEEKQQYREAEDKEKTPLIHSVPQYIEYVISRSVDDFKKRMEDEEGATRDGSTTTKALGEESLLEELEDEVAHETEEEKTPSSHSVQQYIESVISRSVEDFKKRMEAEEGATRDGSTTTKALGEESLLEELEEEVAHETEEEGEGGEDKEEGISYRPTWLPPEELEMFLKLQSDECAEMESDLNVLPKAPTHDFEEETPRRMTIALYTYDDFQEVLEREAQLQEQQTVIALPATELFPEDIETLAEGAEQDETDRETQVEHSATEEEATLDERPTEERQLTEGEAQEETPEGERPPDEQGPAEMTAVEPWTREEEMGEGPGPPAEAEEQKELARHAKVVRRKKPTNVSKAERPVQTEPDEALTEEMLAEQAPTEAPTEEVPTEAPTEEVPTEAPTEEVPTEAPTEEVPTEAPTEEVPTEEPTEEVPTEAPTEEVPTEAPTEEVPTEAPTEEVPTEAPTEEVPTEAPTEEMPTEAPNEEVPTEAPTEEVPTEAPTEEVPTEAPTEEVPTEAPTEEVPTEAPTEEVPTEPPTEEVPTEAPNEEVPTEAPTEEVPTEAPTEEVPTEAPNEEVPTEAPTEEVPTEAPTEEVPTEAPTEEVPTEAPTEEVPTEAPTEEVPTEAPTEEVPTEAPTEEVPTEAPNEEVPTEAPTEEVPKEAPTEEVPTEAPTEEVPTKALTEEVPTEAPTEEVPTEAPTEEVPTEAPTEEVPTKAPTEEVPTEAPTEEVPTDAPNEEVPAEARNEEVPTEAPTEEVPTEAPNEEVQTEVPSEEVPAEQAQTGEVPTEHEEAPTEVPTEREEAPTEEVPTEPKEAHEEAPPVQEPAEEPVIVTQTDVIVIKLMFEFMEFEYEVPAEAEKTEKEGITEVPPEGIPSEVPTEEEVTTKALPTDALFSEEEVPPEIQPEEEQKEAHPEEVPAEAQPEEIQEEAQPEGLHAEERPEEVPAEDKSEEVPNEVPQEESPPEEKPAELPTESPPEEVPTEASPEEVPTEPPSEEVPTEEPPEEVPTEEPSEEVPTEEPSEEVPTEGPPEEVPTEGPPEEVPTEEAPEDVLTEAPPEEVLTEASTEEGSTESPSKEVPTEEPPEEVPTEEPPEEVPTEEAPEEVQTEEAPEEVVTEAPPEEVLTEASTEEVSTEPPPEEVPTEKPPEEVRTERPPEEVPTEEAPKEVLTEPPSEEVPTEEPHEEVQLDASPEEVPTEEPPEEVPTEEPPEEVPTEEPPEELPTEEPPEEVPTEAPPEEVPTEAPPEEVPTEAPPEEVQLDAPPEEVPTEAPPEEMQTEVPTEDVPIEAPPEEVTTDAPPEEVPSEENVEEVPTEAPSEETPTEAPFEEVPPKEPVDLIPEEIPTEPQQEQIPAEEPAEVHQEVPQEDVPTDVPAEVLAVSEEGGKICDEGQEEEMEDSSMYIEMCTVDVQTGESLLSFMPWGSITSSTSVAPQDDVSDVVDFEPAVKPKESPPEQAPTELQADEVPQERLHETGSEEHVPETQGEEVPKEAPPVEVPVETQHGEAPPKEEDPVVSEVPTEAPTKEVPTEAPPEEMPTEAPPKEMPTEAPPEEVPTEALPEEVPTEAPPEDVPTEAPPEEVPTEAPPEEVPTEAPPEEVPTEAPPEEMPTEAPPKEMPTEAPPEEVPTEAKPEDVATEAPDTAVETAQPGDACEEVQPDEVHQEVPQEDVPTDVPAEVLAVSEEGNKICDEGQEEEMEDSSMYVEMCTVDVQTGEEVQPDEVHQEVPQEDVPTDVPAEVLAVSEEGDKICDEGQEEEMEDSSMYVEMCTVDVQTGESLLAFMQVPAEEVPGMPTQPDEATSEAPTEENSAEAAPKEAPAEDQPEQEAAVVQPGEEVPQEAQREDFPDEGILERSSLEQLVQEVPAEEIPRGAQPEEIPEEAPAEDPPEEVPTVTPPEQMSGDAQPEKTEEAPPEAPPDEVPAEAPTEGVPTVIPTEEHPTEEILPEAAEWKPTEEVIPEPTEDVPREIPTEDIPAEAPSEDVPTEIPTEVPTEEMPSEAPTEDVTTEAPTGEVSPEDVPAEEAPTEEQPAEKDRREEIPTVEEPEPEEPTDEEVALLRDSMKPDDGSPPPSGRRSGSPSGTSPVYYCVVCGIPRYQAKGELTNGRFKCDSCIAEENGGQGQYSVAPAQSSLRPLSTASGALNTMVSISKTDDDQEVNVLSSPRPQKSPSSVDRREGDKEAITSTLFSGVDI; encoded by the exons GCGGAGGTGCAGCATGGCGGCATATACCGACCAGGAGGTATGCCGTTGGTATTTCCCTACGAGAACAAGCCTCTGAAACCCGCTGAGCGCATGCCGCTGTACAGAAAGATGCCAAACAACAAGAAGCCAGAACCAGTTGTAGAAGAACCACCACCTAAAAAGAAAGTGACTACCAAGAAAAGAAGAGTTACGCATGCG CCAGGGACCTTCGCCGGCGGGAAAGATAAGCTGTCTGTGCCAGGGTCAGCCTCGGATGGAGCGTccttcacctctctcagctcCGTTTGCTCATGGTGCTCACTTCAGGCACGGAAACCCGTGCCTCCAACATGGATTGACCCCAATATTCTCAAG GCGCCTCGAACGATAAATTGTATATGGAGAAAGCCCGTGGACAAAGCGATCCAGACGGACCCTATCCTTGTGCCCGCCTCCAAAGCTGCCAGCACAGAGGCCAGAGCGGAGGACAACTGGAGGTTCCTCTACGGCGTGTCCACCAGCGACATCGTTGTAGGGAGAAGGGACAGCGGCGACTCAGAAGCAAAACAAAGCCGCGAGTCTCTCCCAGACCCCGAGGTGCCGGTAGAGTCTGAACTGAGTGG aATGATCCGATACATGATCACATCTTCTCTGGTGGACGAGGAAATAGATCCGTTGCAAAACTTGCCATGTGACGACTTGGAAGCAATACACCGAGCGCATCCAGTCAAGgaacttgaaaaagaaaaagctgCAGAGGTACAATctactgaagaagaagaacagcccAGTGAAGAAGAAGGACCTCCTGAAGAAGAGGCAAAGGGGCCAATGGAAGCCACGGAGGAAGAGAAACAACAGTATAGAGAAGCagaagacaaagagaaaacacCTTTAATCCATTCCGTCCCACAGTACATCGAATACGTTATTTCTCGCAGTGTGGATGACTTCAAGAAAAGGATGGAGGACGAGGAGGGAGCAACAAGAGATGGATCAACAACAACCAAAGCTCTGGGGGAGGAGTCCCTCCTTGAGGAACTAGAGGATGAGGTTGCACACGAGACGGAGGAAGAGAAAACACCGTCAAGCCATTCCGTCCAACAGTACATCGAGTCCGTTATTTCTCGCAGTGTGGAGGACTTCAAGAAAAGGATGGAGGCCGAGGAGGGAGCAACAAGAGATGGATCAACAACAACCAAAGCTCTGGGGGAGGAGTCCCTCCTTGAAGAACTAGAGGAGGAGGTTGCACACGAGACGGAGGAagaaggagagggaggggaAGACAAAGAGGAAGGCATCAGCTATCGTCCAACATGGCTACCCCCAGAGGAACTGGAGATGTTTTTAAAGCTACAGTCTGATGAGTGCGCTGAAATGGAGTCGGATCTCAATGTATTACCCAAGGCACCAACGCATGACTTTGAGGAAGAAACGCCGAGAAGAATGACCATCGCGCTCTACACTTACGACGACTTCCAAGAGGTTTTGGAACGGGAGGCACAACTTCAAGAACAACAGACAGTAATCGCACTGCCTGCTACAGAGCTCTTCCCTGAAGACATTGAAACATTGGCTGAAGGGGCGGAGCAAGACGAAACAGATCGAGAAACACAAGTGGAGCACTCTGCTACAGAAGAAGAGGCCACGCTTGATGAAAGGCCTACTGAAGAAAGGCAGCTTACAGAAGGTGAAGCGCAAGAGGAGACTCCTGAGGGAGAGAGACCGCCCGATGAGCAAGGGCCTGCAGAGATGACTGCTGTAGAGCCCTGGACAAGAGAGGAAGAAATGGGCGAAGGTCCCGGACCACCAGCTGAGGCCGAGGAACAAAAGGAATTAGCTCGTCATGCTAAAGTCGTCAGAAGAAAGAAACCAACGAATGTATCTAAAGCAGAAAGGCCAGTACAGACTGAGCCGGACGAAGCTCTAACAGAAGAAATGCTGGCAGAACAAGCTCCAACAGAAGCACCAACAGAAGAAGTGCCAACAGAAGCACCGACAGAAGAGGTGCCAACAGAAGCACCGACTGAAGAAGTGCCAACGGAAGCACCGACAGAAGAAGTGCCAACAGAAGCACCGACAGAAGAAGTGCCAACAGAAGAACCGACTGAAGAAGTGCCAACAGAAGCACCGACTGAAGAAGTGCCAACGGAAGCACCGACTGAAGAAGTGCCAACAGAAGCACCGACTGAAGAAGTGCCAACGGAAGCACCGACAGAAGAAGTGCCAACAGAAGCACCGACAGAAGAAATGCCAACAGAAGCACCGAATGAAGAAGTGCCAACAGAAGCACCGACTGAAGAAGTGCCAACAGAAGCACCGACAGAAGAAGTGCCAACAGAAGCACCGACTGAAGAAGTGCCAACAGAAGCACCGACTGAAGAAGTGCCAACGGAAGCACCGACAGAAGAAGTGCCAACAGAACCACCGACAGAAGAAGTGCCAACAGAAGCACCGAATGAAGAAGTGCCAACAGAAGCACCGACTGAAGAAGTGCCAACAGAAGCACCGACAGAAGAAGTGCCAACAGAAGCACCGAATGAAGAAGTGCCAACAGAAGCACCGACTGAAGAAGTGCCAACAGAAGCACCGACAGAAGAAGTGCCAACAGAAGCACCGACAGAAGAAGTGCCAACAGAAGCACCGACTGAAGAAGTGCCAACAGAAGCACCGACTGAAGAAGTGCCAACAGAAGCACCGACAGAAGAAGTGCCAACAGAAGCACCAACAGAAGAAGTGCCAACAGAAGCACCGAATGAAGAAGTGCCAACAGAAGCACCGACAGAAGAAGTGCCAAAAGAAGCACCGACAGAAGAAGTACCAACAGAAGCACCGACTGAAGAAGTCCCAACAAAAGCACTGACTGAAGAAGTGCCAACAGAAGCACCGACAGAAGAAGTACCAACAGAAGCACCGACAGAAGAAGTACCAACAGAAGCACCGACTGAAGAAGTCCCAACAAAAGCACCGACTGAAGAAGTGCCAACAGAAGCACCGACAGAAGAAGTGCCAACAGACGCACCGAATGAAGAAGTGCCAGCAGAAGCACGGAATGAAGAAGTGCCAACAGAAGCACCGACAGAAGAAGTGCCAACAGAAGCACCGAATGAAGAAGTGCAAACTGAAGTACCGTCGGAAGAAGTGCCAGCAGAACAAGCACAAACAGGAGAAGTGCCAACCGAGCATGAAGAAGCACCAACAGAggtgccaacagagagagaagaagcaCCAACAGAAGAAGTGCcaacagagcccaaagaagcaCACGAAGAAGCACCGCCTGTTCAAGAACCAGCTGAAGAGCCGGTAATAGTGACACAAACTGACGTGATTGTTATCAAATTAATGTTCGAATTCATGGAATTTGAATACGAAGTGCCCGCAGAAGCagaaaagacagagaaagaaggcATCACAGAAGTCCCACCTGAAGGCATTCCCTCTGAGGtgcccacagaagaagaagtgacTACAAAAGCCCTACCAACAGACGCACTTTTCTCAGAGGAAGAAGTCCCTCCTGAAATACAGCCGGAGGAGGAGCAAAAGGAAGCACATCCCGAGGAAGTTCCTGCAGAAGCTCAGCCTGAGGAAATTCAGGAAGAGGCACAACCTGAAGGGTTACATGCAGAGGAACGACCGGAAGAGGTGCCAGCAGAGGATAAATCTGAGGAAGTGCCCAATGAAGTGCCTCAAGAAGAATCACCTCCAGAGGAAAAGCCTGCAGAATTGCCCACTGAATCACCCCCAGAAGAAGTTCCAACAGAAGCTTCTCCAGAAGAAGTTCCAACAGAACCACCATCTGAAGAAGTGCCAACAGAGGAACCACCTGAAGAAGTGCCAACAGAGGAACCATCTGAAGAAGTGCCAACAGAGGAACCATCTGAAGAAGTGCCAACAGAGGGACCACCTGAAGAAGTGCCAACAGAGGGACCACCTGAAGAAGTGCCAACAGAGGAAGCACCGGAAGACGTTCTAACAGAAGCACCACCGGAGGAAGTGCTAACAGAAGCTTCTACAGAAGAAGGTTCAACAGAATCACCATCTAAAGAAGTGCCAACAGAGGAACCACCTGAAGAAGTGCCAACTGAGGAACCACCTGAAGAAGTGCCAACCGAGGAAGCACCGGAAGAAGTGCAAACAGAGGAAGCACCGGAAGAAGTTGTAACAGAAGCACCACCGGAAGAAGTGCTAACAGAAGCTTCTACAGAAGAAGTTTCAACAGAACCACCACCTGAAGAAGTCCCAACAGAGAAACCACCTGAAGAAGTGCGAACAGAGAGACCACCTGAAGAAGTGCCAACAGAGGAAGCACCGAAAGAAGTTCTAACAGAACCACCATCTGAAGAAGTGCCAACAGAGGAACCACATGAAGAAGTTCAATTAGACGCATCACCTGAAGAAGTGCCAACAGAGGAACCACCTGAAGAAGTGCCAACAGAGGAACCACCTGAAGAAGTGCCAACAGAGGAACCACCTGAAGAATTGCCAACAGAGGAACCACCTGAAGAAGTGCCAACAGAAGCACCACCTGAAGAAGTGCCAACAGAAGCACCACCGGAAGAAGTGCCAACAGAAGCTCCACCAGAAGAAGTTCAATTAGACGCACCACCTGAAGAAGTACCAACAGAAGCTCCTCCAGAAGAAATGCAAACAGAAGTACCAACCGAAGATGTGCCAATAGAAGCTCCTCCGGAAGAAGTGACAACAGACGCTCCACCTGAAGAAGTGCCATCAGAAGAAAATGTCGAAGAAGTTCCTACTGAAGCACCATCTGAAGAAACGCCAACAGAAGCACCATTTGAAGAAGTGCCACCTAAAGAGCCTGTAGACTTAATACCCGAAGAAATACCTACGGAACCACAGCAAGAACAAATACCTGCAGAAGAACCAGCAGAAGTGCACCAAGAAGTACCACAGGAAGACGTGCCTACAGATGTACCAGCTGAAGTGCTTGCAGTTAGCGAGGAGGGAGGTAAAATCTGTGATGAAGGCCAGGAAGAGGAGATGGAAGACTCGTCGATGTACATTGAGATGTGTACCGTGGACGTTCAGACTGGTGAGTCGCTACTGTCCTTCATGCCCTGGGGTTCTATCACTTCATCAACATCTGTCGCACCCCAAGATGATGTATCAGATGTAGTTGACTTTGAACCTGCTGTCAAACCCAAAGAAAGCCCCCCTGAACAGGCTCCCACAGAATTACAGGCAGATGAAGTACCCCAGGAAAGATTACACGAAACTGGCTCAGAAGAACACGTTCCAGAAACTCAGGGTGAAGAAGTGCCGAAAGAAGCCCCTCCTGTAGAAGTGCCTGTGGAAACACAACATGGGGAAGCGCCTCCGAAAGAGGAAGACCCCGTAGTGTCGGAAGTGCCCACAGAAGCACCAACCAAAGAAGTGCCAACAGAAGCACCACCCGAAGAAATGCCAACAGAAGCACCACCCAAAGAAATGCCCACAGAAGCACCACCCGAAGAAGTGCCCACAGAAGCACTACCCGAAGAAGTGCCAACAGAAGCACCACCCGAAGACGTGCCAACAGAAGCACCCCCCGAAGAAGTGCCCACAGAAGCACCACCCGAAGAAGTGCCAACAGAAGCACCACCCGAAGAAGTGCCAACAGAAGCACCACCCGAAGAAATGCCAACAGAAGCACCACCCAAAGAAATGCCCACAGAAGCACCACCCGAAGAAGTGCCCACAGAAGCAAAACCCGAAGACGTGGCAACAGAAGCACCAGATACAGCTGTCGAGACAGCACAGCCTGGGGACGCATGTGAAGAAGTTCAACCTGATGAAGTGCACCAAGAAGTACCACAGGAAGACGTGCCTACAGATGTACCAGCTGAAGTGCTTGCAGTTAGCGAGGAGGGAAATAAAATCTGTGATGAAGGCCAGGAAGAGGAGATGGAAGACTCGTCGATGTACGTTGAGATGTGTACCGTGGACGTTCAGACTGGTGAAGAAGTTCAACCTGATGAAGTGCACCAAGAAGTACCACAGGAAGACGTGCCTACAGATGTACCAGCTGAAGTGCTTGCAGTTAGCGAGGAGGGAGATAAAATCTGTGATGAAGGCCAGGAAGAGGAGATGGAAGACTCGTCGATGTACGTTGAGATGTGTACCGTGGACGTTCAGACTGGTGAGTCGCTACTGGCCTTCATGCAAGTACCAGCTGAAGAAGTACCTGGCATGCCAACGCAGCCTGATGAAGCAACCTCAGAAGCACCAACAGAAGAAAACTCTGCAGAGGCAGCACCCAAAGAAGCTCCTGCAGAGGACCAACCTGAACAAGAAGCTGCCGTAGTACAGCCCGGGGAAGAAGTGCCACAGGAGGCACAACGTGAAGACTTCCCCGACGAAGGAATTCTTGAAAGGTCATCGCTTGAACAGCTCGTTCAGGAGGTACCGGCTGAAGAAATTCCAAGAGGAGCACAGCCTGAGGAAATACCAGAGGAAGCACCAGCAGAAGACCCTCCTGAAGAAGTGCCAACAGTAACACCTCCAGAACAAATGTCAGGAGATGCTCAGCCTGAAAAGACAGAAGAAGCACCCCCTGAGGCACCACCCGACGAAGTGCCTGCAGAAGCACCAACAGAAGGTGTGCCGACAGTTATACCGACAGAGGAACATCCCACAGAAGAAATCCTTCCAGAAGCAGCAGAATGGAAACCAACAGAAGAAGTGATACCAGAACCAACAGAAGACGTACCAAGAGAAATACCAACAGAAGACATACCAGCAGAAGCACCGTCAGAGGACGTACCAACAGAAATACCAACAGAAGTACCAACTGAAGAAATGCCCTCCGAAGCACCGACAGAAGATGTAACAACAGAAGCACCGACAGGAGAAGTGTCCCCCGAAGATGTGCCAGCAGAAGAAGCACCAACAGAAGAGCAACCAGCAGAGAAAGATCGTAGAGAAGAAATACCGACGGTAGAAGAGCCTGAACCCGAAGAGCCTACAGATGAGGAGGTGGCCCTTCTCAGAGACAGCATGAAACCTGACGACGGAAGCCCACCACCCAGTGGCAGGAGAAGCGGCTCACCAAGCGGAACATCCCCAGTCTACTACTGCGTCGTCTGCGGGATCCCCAGGTACCAGGCCAAGGGTGAACTGACCAATGGTCGGTTCAAATGCGACTCATGCATCGCTGAAGAGAATGGAGGTCAGGGTCAGTACTCTGTTGCTCCAGCCCAGTCATCACTCAGGCCGCTGTCCACGGCCAGTGGTGCCCTCAACACCATGGTCAGCATCAGCAAGACCGACGATGACCAAGAAGTGAACGTTCTGTCGTCGCCCAGGCCCCAGAAGTCACCGTCTTCTGTTGACCGTCGGGAAGGCGACAAAGAGGCCATTACCAGCACGTTGTTTTCGGGCGTTGATATTTAG